The DNA sequence TAGATTTTACTTCTGTATTATTACTTACTTTTTCTTCTTCTTTTTTATTATTATTATCATTTATAGCAGCATTACTTTTATTTTTCATATCATTTATGTACTTTTCTATATCAGGTATATTGTTACTATCTTGTTTTATTATTAGTTTTTTATTATTAAATCCATAATCAGTCAAACTATGTTGTAAGTTTTCTATTTGCGAATTAGTTATTCTTTCTCCCATTACAGCTAAAGTTATCGTATCATTTTTTTCATCAATGTGTTTACTTAAAACGTATTGATTGCTTAATTTTTGTCTTATGAAATTGTTTAAATTACTTTCATCTATAGTCTGTTTTATCATATTTGCAGCTGAAATCATACTAGGTATTATAACAATTATAGAAGTTATTATTATAACCTTTTTAACACGTTTTTCTTTTGAGTCACAAACGTTAATTCTAGTAGGTAAATTTAGAGCCTTTGTTACAATTACTGTTGATATAGTTATAAAAAAACAGTTTATAATAAATAAATACCCAGCTCCTAAAAATATATGATATTGTTTTGTCGCTAATCCATAGCCTGCAGTACATAATGGAGGCATAAGAGCTGTAGCTATTGCAACCCCTGGTATTACATTGCTAGACTTATTACGAGTTATACCAATCATTCCAGCTATACCACCTACAAAAGCAATTATCACATCCCAGATAGTTGGACTAGTTCTTGCTAAAATTTCACTTCCTGCAGTAGTTATAGGTGTTATTGAAAAATAAAATGTTGAGGTTATTATGCTTATAGCTATTGATATAGCTAAAATCTTAAATGCTTCTTTTATAAGCCTAACATTATAAGTTCCTACTCCATATCCTATTCCTATTATAGACCCCATTAAAGGTGAAATTAACATTGCCCCAATTATAACGGCTGTTGAATTCATATTAAGACCTACTGAGGCTATAATTATTGCACACATAAGTATTATAAAGTTTGCTCCATGAA is a window from the Paraclostridium sordellii genome containing:
- a CDS encoding DUF389 domain-containing protein, which gives rise to MKINKDKFIYEFTRNQATHEEIHENILEGMNVHGANFIILMCAIIIASVGLNMNSTAVIIGAMLISPLMGSIIGIGYGVGTYNVRLIKEAFKILAISIAISIITSTFYFSITPITTAGSEILARTSPTIWDVIIAFVGGIAGMIGITRNKSSNVIPGVAIATALMPPLCTAGYGLATKQYHIFLGAGYLFIINCFFITISTVIVTKALNLPTRINVCDSKEKRVKKVIIITSIIVIIPSMISAANMIKQTIDESNLNNFIRQKLSNQYVLSKHIDEKNDTITLAVMGERITNSQIENLQHSLTDYGFNNKKLIIKQDSNNIPDIEKYINDMKNKSNAAINDNNNKKEEEKVSNNTEVKSINNELKVIYPGIKQVYTGYISNGDKNKEIPVLIIYSEDEDLNNQKQTIENWFKARIKSSQAEVYIQNSPIEKINNTNS